In a genomic window of Festucalex cinctus isolate MCC-2025b chromosome 11, RoL_Fcin_1.0, whole genome shotgun sequence:
- the LOC144030313 gene encoding retinol dehydrogenase 7-like isoform X1 — MSQSEMFLYIVGLLALWSVYRWFQESKRVANKGDKHVYITGCDTGFGHLLAKHLDKLGFRVIAGCYTDKGEDELKKASSDRLTTLHLDVTDSASVKQATALINTLVGQRGLWAVVNNAGVSVPAAPVDWLTVEDYKNMLDVNLVGLIDVTLSVLPLIKKARGRVVNVASVFGRISPFGGPYCVSKHGVEAFNDSLRLNLTPFGVKVLCIEPGFFRTNVTDPKIIEKNGRRLFDRLPQDMKDAYGANYVERALQTIVAKCQLLTDDDLMKVIRCMTHAVDAVHPRTRYTPGWDAKFIWLPLSYMPSFLTDFLVLKISPKINVAVF, encoded by the exons ATGTCACAGAGCGAGATGTTCCTGTATATCGTGGGATTGCTGGCCCTCTGGTCTGTCTACAGATGGTTCCAGGAGTCCAAACGTGTGGCAAACAAGGGAgacaaacatgtctacatcaccGGCTGCGATACCGGCTTCGGGCATCTCCTGGCCAAGCACCTGGACAAGCTGGGCTTCCGCGTGATTGCTGGCTGCTACACGGACAAGGGCGAAGATGAGCTGAAGAAGGCCTCCTCTGACAGACTCACCACCCTGCATTTGGACGTCACCGACTCCGCGAGTGTTAAACAGGCCACTGCTCTCATTAACACTCTTGTGGGGCAGAGAG GACTGTGGGCTGTTGTGAACAACGCGGGCGTCTCTGTGCCAGCCGCCCCCGTCGATTGGCTAACAGTTGAGGACTACAAGAACATGCTGGACGTCAATCTGGTGGGCCTGATCGACGTGACCCTGAGCGTCCTCCCTCTCATCAAGAAAGCCCGAGGCAGGGTGGTGAACGTGGCCAGCGTGTTCGGGAGGATCAGCCCGTTCGGCGGCCCGTACTGCGTGTCCAAACACGGCGTGGAGGCCTTCAACGATAGCTTGCG CTTGAATTTGACGCCCTTTGGAGTCAAAGTGTTGTGCATCGAGCCCGGCTTCTTCCGAACAAACGTCACAGACCCGAAGATTATCGAAAAGAACGGGAGAAGGCTCTTTGACAGACTACCTCAGGATATGAAAGATGCCTACGGAGCAAACTACGTGGAGCGGG CGCTCCAAACCATTGTGGCTAAATGTCAACTCCTGACGGACGACGACCTGATGAAGGTGATCCGCTGCATGACGCACGCCGTGGACGCCGTCCACCCTCGCACCCGTTACACGCCAGGATGGGACGCCAAGTTCATTTGGCTGCCTCTGTCTTACATGCCCTCTTTTTTAACTGACTTCTTGGTCCTTAAAATTAGCCCCAAGATTAATGTGGCTGTGTTCTAA
- the rdh1 gene encoding retinol dehydrogenase 1 isoform X1 has product MVGLLIFPTVTLKLFSVCSGVTIKSKTETAQHKRVIEGLTSGILEILVTHPALTSFLLVAALAATCWYIRDSYKMDAFNLKHVLITGCDSGFGNLLARQLDGKGFHVIAACLTETGSAELARSASPRLRTLLLDVTDGESIGRAREFVSREVGERGLWGLVNNAGRSTPIGPVEWMHLEDFTAVLDVNLLGTIDVTLHFLPLLKKARGRVVNVASIMGRLGLIGGGYCLSKFGVEAFSDSLRRDMQHFGIKVSIIEPGFFKTNVTRLDLIEADLKRLWTRLPQQTKNSYGHTYFDDSVKSQAFSMDILCSRRIAVVTSCMEHALTARFPRTRYAAGWDAKLLWIPLSYLPSFASDFVIGSLLPSPAAARR; this is encoded by the exons ATGGTAGGTTTGTTGATTTTTCCAACCGTAACCTTAAAGCTATTCAGTGTATGCAGTGGCGTGACCATTAAAAGTAAGACGGAAACAGCACAACACAAACGG GTAATTGAAGGATTAACTTCAGGTATCTTGGAG ATCCTAGTGACCCATCCGGCCTTGACCTCTTTCCTACTTGTGGCCGCCCTGGCCGCCACATGCTGGTACATCCGAGACTCCTACAAGATGGACGCCTTCAACCTCAAGCACGTGCTCATCACAGGCTGCGACAGCGGCTTCGGCAACCTGCTGGCCAGGCAGCTGGACGGCAAAGGTTTCCACGTCATCGCGGCGTGCCTCACCGAGACGGGCTCGGCGGAGCTGGCGCGTTCGGCCTCCCCCAGGCTGAGGACGCTCCTCCTGGACGTAACGGACGGCGAGAGCATCGGGAGGGCGCGGGAGTTTGTGAGCAGAGAGGTGGGAGAGCGAG GCCTGTGGGGTTTGGTGAACAACGCGGGCCGATCCACGCCCATCGGCCCGGTAGAGTGGATGCACTTGGAGGATTTCACAGCGGTTCTGGACGTGAACCTGCTCGGCACGATCGATGTGACGCTCCACTTCCTGCCGCTCCTGAAAAAGGCTCGTGGTCGTGTGGTGAACGTGGCCAGCATCATGGGCCGACTGGGGCTCATCGGGGGAGGCTACTGCCTGTCCAAGTTTGGGGTGGAGGCGTTCTCGGACAGCCTCAG GCGGGACATGCAGCACTTTGGTATTAAAGTGAGCATTATTGAACCTGGTTTCTTCAAGACAAACGTGACCCGTTTGGATCTCATAGAAGCGGACCTCAAAAGGCTCTGGACTCGTCTCCCTCAGCAAACAAAAAACTCTTATGGACACACGTACTTTGATGACT CAGTGAAGTCGCAGGCCTTCTCCATGGACATCCTTTGCAGTCGCCGCATCGCCGTGGTTACGAGCTGCATGGAGCACGCCTTGACCGCCCGCTTCCCCCGCACGCGCTACGCCGCCGGCTGGGACGCCAAACTTCTGTGGATCCCGTTGTCGTACCTGCCTTCCTTTGCGTCCGACTTTGTCATCGGCTCGCTTCTACCTTCGCCTGCGGCGGCGAGGAGGTGA
- the rdh1 gene encoding retinol dehydrogenase 1 isoform X2, translated as MVIEGLTSGILEILVTHPALTSFLLVAALAATCWYIRDSYKMDAFNLKHVLITGCDSGFGNLLARQLDGKGFHVIAACLTETGSAELARSASPRLRTLLLDVTDGESIGRAREFVSREVGERGLWGLVNNAGRSTPIGPVEWMHLEDFTAVLDVNLLGTIDVTLHFLPLLKKARGRVVNVASIMGRLGLIGGGYCLSKFGVEAFSDSLRRDMQHFGIKVSIIEPGFFKTNVTRLDLIEADLKRLWTRLPQQTKNSYGHTYFDDSVKSQAFSMDILCSRRIAVVTSCMEHALTARFPRTRYAAGWDAKLLWIPLSYLPSFASDFVIGSLLPSPAAARR; from the exons ATG GTAATTGAAGGATTAACTTCAGGTATCTTGGAG ATCCTAGTGACCCATCCGGCCTTGACCTCTTTCCTACTTGTGGCCGCCCTGGCCGCCACATGCTGGTACATCCGAGACTCCTACAAGATGGACGCCTTCAACCTCAAGCACGTGCTCATCACAGGCTGCGACAGCGGCTTCGGCAACCTGCTGGCCAGGCAGCTGGACGGCAAAGGTTTCCACGTCATCGCGGCGTGCCTCACCGAGACGGGCTCGGCGGAGCTGGCGCGTTCGGCCTCCCCCAGGCTGAGGACGCTCCTCCTGGACGTAACGGACGGCGAGAGCATCGGGAGGGCGCGGGAGTTTGTGAGCAGAGAGGTGGGAGAGCGAG GCCTGTGGGGTTTGGTGAACAACGCGGGCCGATCCACGCCCATCGGCCCGGTAGAGTGGATGCACTTGGAGGATTTCACAGCGGTTCTGGACGTGAACCTGCTCGGCACGATCGATGTGACGCTCCACTTCCTGCCGCTCCTGAAAAAGGCTCGTGGTCGTGTGGTGAACGTGGCCAGCATCATGGGCCGACTGGGGCTCATCGGGGGAGGCTACTGCCTGTCCAAGTTTGGGGTGGAGGCGTTCTCGGACAGCCTCAG GCGGGACATGCAGCACTTTGGTATTAAAGTGAGCATTATTGAACCTGGTTTCTTCAAGACAAACGTGACCCGTTTGGATCTCATAGAAGCGGACCTCAAAAGGCTCTGGACTCGTCTCCCTCAGCAAACAAAAAACTCTTATGGACACACGTACTTTGATGACT CAGTGAAGTCGCAGGCCTTCTCCATGGACATCCTTTGCAGTCGCCGCATCGCCGTGGTTACGAGCTGCATGGAGCACGCCTTGACCGCCCGCTTCCCCCGCACGCGCTACGCCGCCGGCTGGGACGCCAAACTTCTGTGGATCCCGTTGTCGTACCTGCCTTCCTTTGCGTCCGACTTTGTCATCGGCTCGCTTCTACCTTCGCCTGCGGCGGCGAGGAGGTGA
- the LOC144030314 gene encoding retinol dehydrogenase 7-like yields MFLYIVGLLALWFVCRWFKESKRVANKEDKHVYITGCDTGFGNLLAKHLDKLGFRVIAGCYTEKGEDELKKASSDRLATLHLDVTDSASVGQATALISTLVGRKGLWAVVNNAGVSVPAAPVDWLTVEDYKSMLDVNLVGVIDVTLSVLPLIKKARGRVVNVASVFGRISPFGGPYCVSKYGVEAFNDSLRLNLAPFGVKVLCIEPGCFKTNVTDTKILAKNAWTLWERLPQDVKDDYGPDYLECSLQSLNAKFKALTDSDLMKVISCMEHAIAAVHPRIRYSPGWDAKFIWLPLSYMPSFITDSFFLKSTPKIKASAF; encoded by the exons ATGTTCCTGTACATCGTGGGGCTGCTGGCCCTGTGGTTTGTCTGCAGGTGGTTCAAAGAGTCCAAACGTGTGGCAAACAAGGAAgacaaacatgtctacatcaccGGCTGCGACACCGGCTTCGGGAATCTCCTGGCCAAGCATCTGGATAAGCTGGGCTTCCGGGTCATCGCCGGCTGTTACACGGAAAAGGGCGAAGACGAGCTGAAGAAGGCCTCCTCGGACAGACTCGCCACCCTTCATTTGGACGTCACAGACTCTGCTAGCGTTGGGCAGGCCACAGCTCTCATCAGCACTCTTGTAGGCCGGAAAG GACTGTGGGCTGTTGTGAACAACGCGGGCGTCTCTGTGCCAGCCGCCCCCGTAGACTGGCTAACAGTTGAGGACTACAAGAGCATGCTGGACGTCAATCTGGTGGGCGTGATCGACGTGACCCTGAGCGTCCTCCCGCTCATCAAGAAAGCCCGAGGCAGGGTGGTGAACGTGGCCAGCGTGTTCGGGAGGATCAGCCCGTTCGGCGGCCCGTACTGCGTGTCCAAATACGGCGTGGAGGCCTTCAACGATAGCTTGCG TTTGAATTTGGCGCCATTtggagttaaagtgttgtgcaTCGAGCCtggctgcttcaaaacaaacGTCACCGACACAAAGATCTTGGCGAAAAATGCGTGGACGCTTTGGGAGAGATTGCCGCAGGATGTAAAAGATGACTACGGACCAGACTATTTGGAGTGTT CGCTCCAATCCCTTAACGCAAAATTTAAAGCCCTGACTGATAGCGACCTGATGAAGGTGATCAGCTGCATGGAGCACGCCATCGCCGCCGTCCACCCCCGCATCCGTTACTCACCCGGTTGGGACGCCAAATTCATCTGGCTGCCTCTGTCCTACATGCCCTCCTTCATCACTGACAGCTTCTTCCTTAAATCTACCCCCAAGATTAAAGCGTCTGCGTTCTAA
- the LOC144030313 gene encoding retinol dehydrogenase 7-like isoform X2, with protein MFLYIVGLLALWSVYRWFQESKRVANKGDKHVYITGCDTGFGHLLAKHLDKLGFRVIAGCYTDKGEDELKKASSDRLTTLHLDVTDSASVKQATALINTLVGQRGLWAVVNNAGVSVPAAPVDWLTVEDYKNMLDVNLVGLIDVTLSVLPLIKKARGRVVNVASVFGRISPFGGPYCVSKHGVEAFNDSLRLNLTPFGVKVLCIEPGFFRTNVTDPKIIEKNGRRLFDRLPQDMKDAYGANYVERALQTIVAKCQLLTDDDLMKVIRCMTHAVDAVHPRTRYTPGWDAKFIWLPLSYMPSFLTDFLVLKISPKINVAVF; from the exons ATGTTCCTGTATATCGTGGGATTGCTGGCCCTCTGGTCTGTCTACAGATGGTTCCAGGAGTCCAAACGTGTGGCAAACAAGGGAgacaaacatgtctacatcaccGGCTGCGATACCGGCTTCGGGCATCTCCTGGCCAAGCACCTGGACAAGCTGGGCTTCCGCGTGATTGCTGGCTGCTACACGGACAAGGGCGAAGATGAGCTGAAGAAGGCCTCCTCTGACAGACTCACCACCCTGCATTTGGACGTCACCGACTCCGCGAGTGTTAAACAGGCCACTGCTCTCATTAACACTCTTGTGGGGCAGAGAG GACTGTGGGCTGTTGTGAACAACGCGGGCGTCTCTGTGCCAGCCGCCCCCGTCGATTGGCTAACAGTTGAGGACTACAAGAACATGCTGGACGTCAATCTGGTGGGCCTGATCGACGTGACCCTGAGCGTCCTCCCTCTCATCAAGAAAGCCCGAGGCAGGGTGGTGAACGTGGCCAGCGTGTTCGGGAGGATCAGCCCGTTCGGCGGCCCGTACTGCGTGTCCAAACACGGCGTGGAGGCCTTCAACGATAGCTTGCG CTTGAATTTGACGCCCTTTGGAGTCAAAGTGTTGTGCATCGAGCCCGGCTTCTTCCGAACAAACGTCACAGACCCGAAGATTATCGAAAAGAACGGGAGAAGGCTCTTTGACAGACTACCTCAGGATATGAAAGATGCCTACGGAGCAAACTACGTGGAGCGGG CGCTCCAAACCATTGTGGCTAAATGTCAACTCCTGACGGACGACGACCTGATGAAGGTGATCCGCTGCATGACGCACGCCGTGGACGCCGTCCACCCTCGCACCCGTTACACGCCAGGATGGGACGCCAAGTTCATTTGGCTGCCTCTGTCTTACATGCCCTCTTTTTTAACTGACTTCTTGGTCCTTAAAATTAGCCCCAAGATTAATGTGGCTGTGTTCTAA
- the LOC144030313 gene encoding retinol dehydrogenase 7-like isoform X3 produces the protein MLPISLLVQWFQESKRVANKGDKHVYITGCDTGFGHLLAKHLDKLGFRVIAGCYTDKGEDELKKASSDRLTTLHLDVTDSASVKQATALINTLVGQRGLWAVVNNAGVSVPAAPVDWLTVEDYKNMLDVNLVGLIDVTLSVLPLIKKARGRVVNVASVFGRISPFGGPYCVSKHGVEAFNDSLRLNLTPFGVKVLCIEPGFFRTNVTDPKIIEKNGRRLFDRLPQDMKDAYGANYVERALQTIVAKCQLLTDDDLMKVIRCMTHAVDAVHPRTRYTPGWDAKFIWLPLSYMPSFLTDFLVLKISPKINVAVF, from the exons ATGCTGCCCATTAGTCTGCTTGTTCA ATGGTTCCAGGAGTCCAAACGTGTGGCAAACAAGGGAgacaaacatgtctacatcaccGGCTGCGATACCGGCTTCGGGCATCTCCTGGCCAAGCACCTGGACAAGCTGGGCTTCCGCGTGATTGCTGGCTGCTACACGGACAAGGGCGAAGATGAGCTGAAGAAGGCCTCCTCTGACAGACTCACCACCCTGCATTTGGACGTCACCGACTCCGCGAGTGTTAAACAGGCCACTGCTCTCATTAACACTCTTGTGGGGCAGAGAG GACTGTGGGCTGTTGTGAACAACGCGGGCGTCTCTGTGCCAGCCGCCCCCGTCGATTGGCTAACAGTTGAGGACTACAAGAACATGCTGGACGTCAATCTGGTGGGCCTGATCGACGTGACCCTGAGCGTCCTCCCTCTCATCAAGAAAGCCCGAGGCAGGGTGGTGAACGTGGCCAGCGTGTTCGGGAGGATCAGCCCGTTCGGCGGCCCGTACTGCGTGTCCAAACACGGCGTGGAGGCCTTCAACGATAGCTTGCG CTTGAATTTGACGCCCTTTGGAGTCAAAGTGTTGTGCATCGAGCCCGGCTTCTTCCGAACAAACGTCACAGACCCGAAGATTATCGAAAAGAACGGGAGAAGGCTCTTTGACAGACTACCTCAGGATATGAAAGATGCCTACGGAGCAAACTACGTGGAGCGGG CGCTCCAAACCATTGTGGCTAAATGTCAACTCCTGACGGACGACGACCTGATGAAGGTGATCCGCTGCATGACGCACGCCGTGGACGCCGTCCACCCTCGCACCCGTTACACGCCAGGATGGGACGCCAAGTTCATTTGGCTGCCTCTGTCTTACATGCCCTCTTTTTTAACTGACTTCTTGGTCCTTAAAATTAGCCCCAAGATTAATGTGGCTGTGTTCTAA
- the LOC144030312 gene encoding retinol dehydrogenase 7-like: MRVPARKIKSDARSHICQQIVNKLQVQFGTKNYPKKREMFLYMVGLLALWFVYRCFQESKRVANKGDKHVYITGCDSGFGHLLAKHLDMLGFRVIAGCYTEKGEDELQKACSERLTTLHLDVTDSASIRRATALIDTLVGQKGLWAVVNNAGIAVPTGPTDWLTIEDYKSMLAVNLVGVIDVTLSVLPLIKKARGRVVNVASVFGRISPVGGPYCVSKYGVEAFNDSLRLNMAPFGVKVLCIEPGFFKTNVTNTQLLENNLNKLWDRLPQDVKDDYGPDFLEHAYQTMTEKFKLLTDSDLMKVVGCMEHAVAGVHPRTRYSAGWDAKFFWLPLSYMPTCITDSFFRKSNPKIKASVL, encoded by the exons ATGCGCGTTCCTGCCCGGAAGATAAAAAGCGATGCACGCAGCCACATCTGCCAGCAAATCGTAAACAAACTACAAGTACAGTTTGGGACTAAGAATTATCCTAAAAAAAG AGAGATGTTCCTGTACATGGTGGGACTGCTGGCCCTGTGGTTTGTCTACAGATGTTTCCAGGAGTCCAAACGTGTGGCGAACAAGGGAgacaaacatgtctacatcaccGGCTGCGATAGCGGCTTCGGGCATCTCCTGGCCAAGCATCTGGACATGCTGGGCTTCCGCGTGATCGCTGGTTGTTACACCGAGAAGGGCGAAGATGAGCTGCAGAAAGCCTGCTCTGAGAGACTGACCACTCTGCATTTGGACGTCACCGACTCTGCCAGCATCAGACGGGCCACGGCTCTCATCGACACTCTTGTAGGCCAGAAAG GACTGTGGGCGGTGGTCAACAATGCCGGCATCGCTGTGCCGACCGGCCCCACAGACTGGCTCACGATTGAAGACTACAAAAGCATGCTGGCTGTCAATCTGGTGGGCGTGATCGACGTGACCCTGAGCGTCCTCCCGCTCATCAAGAAAGCCCGAGGCCGGGTGGTGAACGTGGCCAGCGTGTTCGGGCGCATCAGCCCGGTCGGCGGCCCGTACTGCGTGTCCAAATACGGCGTGGAGGCCTTCAACGACAGCTTGCG TTTGAACATGGCGCCATTTGGAGTCAAGGTTTTGTGCATCGAGCCCGGTTTCTTCAAAACAAACGTCACCAACACGCAACTGTTGGAAAATAACCTGAACAAACTTTGGGACCGATTGCCTCAGGATGTGAAAGACGACTACGGACCAGACTTTTTGGAGCACG CGTATCAAACGATGACGGAAAAATTCAAACTTCTGACGGACAGCGACCTGATGAAGGTGGTGGGCTGCATGGAGCACGCCGTGGCCGGCGTCCACCCTCGCACCCGTTACTCGGCCGGGTGGGACGCCAAGTTCTTCTGGCTGCCTCTGTCCTACATGCCCACCTGCATCACCGACAGCTTCTTCCGGAAATCCAACCCCAAGATTAAAGCGTCTGTGTTGTAA